The following DNA comes from Triticum aestivum cultivar Chinese Spring chromosome 3D, IWGSC CS RefSeq v2.1, whole genome shotgun sequence.
GATTCTGCAGGAGAATATTTGCCGGTATGAGCTGGAAGCTGTCGCTACCGGATGCGTTCCGTGGGCACGAGGAGCGCTACGTCACCGATGATGACCGCCTCACCATCATCTGCACCGTCGACATTCTCCAAGAGGATACCCAGACCGCCGCGGAGACCAGGAAGTGCTTGGTCTCTGTGGTGCCGGCGCCGACCATCCCACGGGATTTTCAGCAGCTTCTGCTACTTCTGGAGAAGTACCCCAAGTTATCCGACGTCACCTTCCTCGTAGAGGATACCGAGTTCCGTGCGCACAGGCTTGTGCTTGCTATGCGGTCACCGGTCTTTGCCACGGAGCTCTTTGGTGACGCGAAGGAGAGCACCACAAGCCGAATAAGGATAGACGACATGGATGCCTCCACATTTAGGGCCATGATCCGGTTCATCTACACTGACGAGCTTCCCATGAAGCCAATCAACCATGTGGAATCAAGAAGCCCCCTTAATAATAATTTTAAAGAGGAATACATGTCCCTCGCTCGCAAACTCCTTGTGGCAGCTGATCGGTATGATCTCGAGAGGCTGAGGCTCATGTGCGAGAACATACTGTCGGAGTGCATCAATGTGGCCACTGTCATGAAGACGTTACTGCTGGTGCGAGGCCGCCAAAGGTGCTATCAGCTCCAGGATTCCTGCATCAAGTACATGTCGTCTGATCCTGATGTGTACAACGCGGTGACTCGGTGAGGGCGACCAAGGAGTATGAGGAGCTCAAAGAAACATGCAGCTCTTTTATAATTGAGGTCAGTGAGAGAGTAGCCACACACATCATGGCCAACCACCCTTCTTCCTCCAGTAGCACTCGACCACCAGCACAAGAGAAGAGCACATCCAGATATAATTTGTCGGATGTAGTCCGCGGTACGCATGAGTTCAGAATCCCCATCTTTAGCTCTTTGCAAACGAGCTACCGTGTTAGTCAAGTAATGACTTCCGATGTATTCAAGGTAGGCGGTTACGACTGGAAGATAAATGTGTACCCGTCTGGATATGATGTTGAAGAGCACATATCCGTCTACCTCTGTCTATGCACTGATCCTGGAACTGCTACAGTCAAGTCGTCGAACAGGTTCCGGATCGATGACCCTAACGGCAAATCACCGTCGATGGTGCTTGGTTCAGAAGACACTTTTACAAAGTTGCATCGAACCTCGGGATTTCAGAAGTTCATCGCCGTGAATTCTGCAAAGTCACAGTACGTAGGACACGATGGCTCCCTTACCATACATTGTGACCTTGACGTCCACAAGGAGGCAtgcactactagtactagcaccaccatcGCTAAATCCATGATAGTTGTGCCGCCGTCCAACATTGCGTGGCACCTCGAGCAACTGATGGTGAGTGGGCAATGGTCGAACGTGACGTTCATGGTTGAGGAGAGCAAGATTCACGCACACTGGCTCATCATTGCCATGCGGTCACAAGTTCTGTTCGAAATGGTAGCGGTGGAGACGTCCAATTGGGTCATTCGGATCGACGATATGAAGGCCGTTGTCCTCAGGGCAGTGCTCCACTTTGTCTATACCGATGAGCTGCTTCCTGTGGATGATGCGGTAGCAGCCAGAGAAATGCTCGCGGCGGCATGCCGGTTTCGCCTGGAGAGGATGAGGGCCATGTGCGAGAACTTGCTCGCCCATCTCATTACGAAAGACAATGTCTTAAGCATGCTGGAGCTGGCATGGCGTCACCAATGCGAGGACCTCAAGCTTTACTGCATCGAGTTCACCTCGCTTGCAATGAAGTGATGAAAACACTTCCCTATTCTTTGGTGTTTTTATGTTTAGAAAATGTTTCGTCATCGAATCGCTACACCTCCTTTACACAGATGTACTTATTTTCAAATTTTTACGCATCTTTGTTGAAGTCCTGTTCTCGTGCACTTGTTCCTTGTTTAGGATGAGTGATTAGTAGATGAGGAAAACTGAGAAATTATGTGCGTTGGTGTTGGTCATTTTCCTTTGGAGTTGTAAACTTGAAGCTAGCAGGTTTCTCATCGCGTAGGGTAGTTTTTCTTTAGTTGAATCGCGTAGGGTAGCTTGGTGTTGGTCATTATGTTTTCATTTTGATTGGCCTGTTCTGTTTGCATTGTTCCGGCCCAACCAAGCTAATTAGCAAGCGAGGGATTTGTTGGGTTTGTTGTGTGCCGGCTAGGCTAGCGAGCTTGCCAAGGGTAAGGCTATGAATCTATATGAGCCACCATTGCTTTACTAGCAAAAAAGCTTGTGCGTTGCAACGGTAGCATACATATCCTAGTGATTTAACATCAGTCTGTTCCACATATACCTTACATAAATCATATTCTAGATTTTGGCACACTCTCATATCTATATTAATTGTCGATGATTTAATATAAAATTGTACTAAATAAGTGACAATTAATATAGATCGGAGGGAGAAATATTtaatttgatttgagtatgggtagaGAAAGGCAAGGCAAATTTTGTAGTTGAGTTTTTTTATAAGATTGATTTGATTTAAATGAGTTAAGCATTACATGGTTTTGGGAAAGTATCGATTTGGTTTATATTATTCCAAGTTAGTACATCAGTTGGGGTTAATAAAAAACCCAATAGAAACCCAAAGGGTGGAGGGAAGGCGACGTAAATAACTTCCCTTTAATTGTAGAGTTTACTAGTTATTTCTTTTCTAATTTCCCTAAGTTAAATTCATTGTAAAGAGAGGTTTCTTTTTTTTAGATCATCTATCATAGCCAAAGTTGAAGCTGTACTTGCTTTTCAATCATCTTGTCGAGGTTGGATAGGTTTTTGCTCCATTGCTTTAATTTAATTCTCTTATAGTGTCTTTAAATCTAGCCACTAGATCTTTAGCAGAGTTGCTGAAAAGAGTAGTGTTGTTCCAAGCAAGTTCAACCACATCCAAGGATCCCTCAAAATTAGTCCAGAATTCCTCAAATCCAAACTTTTAGTTCAAGGGATTTTATTATCAATTTGCACTTTCATGGATACATAATCAGAAGTAACTCTAAAAGGCGAAATAGCCATAGTATTGGGATATGAAGTGGTCCAGGATGGAGCGGTAAAGACCCAATCCAGTTTATTTAAGAAGGGGGTTACCCTACATATTACTCGAGGTAAAAGTCCTACCTTTAAAGGGTATCTCAAGCAAATCATGTTGTTGAATAATAGAGTTGAAAAGAAGCATATTATTGTCATCACGTCCATGTCTGTTTCAGTTCTGGGGGCCCCTTATATAGTCTCCCATGATAATCCATGGTTCAATATTACTAGTATCCGGGTTATATATCCAGTTGGAAAATTTAATCTTGCCATCAGTACTACTTGGTCCATACACATTGGTCAGATACCATGCCACATTACTCATTTACTAGTAAATTCAATAGTAATCCGAAAGTATGACTGAGTGTATGAGTATTAGAGAGGAGAGAATTGGTGTAAGATGGTGCATGTTGTATTGAGCCTATAGAGCCCAAGGCATGGAGGGCAAGAAGGCTCTGCTAGAGATAAGGAAGGAGATGTTTACAAATCATAGTCTACCAAATATAGAGATATGCCTATATACTCTTGCATCCCCCCGAAGTCATAGCGGTAGCATCCCAGACAACAAAAGCATCATAGACGGTCAAACTAGAGAGAAACCGAAGGTAGAAGCCGACAGGCTGACATCCCCCCGCAATCATAGCGGGAGCATCGTGGACAGTGTCGCATCTTGGACGTGTTGAATATAGAGAAATCCACTGAGGTGCTCAAGCGAGGTGATAACCCTTTGTGTGGAAGTCGAGGTAGCTGAGAGCATGGGTGGTGGAGCCATGGTTGAGGTAGCCATGCAAGGGACGCCATGGTCGATATCGAGGTCGGGGGTAGCTGGTGTCAAGGTAGTCGAAGGTGGGGCGGGGGTGAAAGGAAGCACCGACGAGCCAGGGACGCAGTGTTGCGCCAGGAAGAAGATGGTGACGTGATTGAGGTAGTCGTCGTGGAGGGCGTCGATGCCAAAGACAACCTTGTCAAAGCCATCGTAGATAAGGTGTCGCAccaggtttgccaagcccgggaCACGTCGGGGGCGAAGGCACGCATCAGTGTTGCCAATATTGGGCATGCGTAGACGGGACCGGCACAGGATATACGCCATGCCGGAGGGACTAGTAGGGGAGGACTCGACAACAATTGCGGCGCAAATCCACGTGGGGTAGAAGGTGCTGATGTTGACCACGATTgttggagtagacgaagtggtcgggaagacgatggcgacgctgGCGATGAGGTGGTGTTGGAAGAAGACGAAGATGTGGTTGGCGGAACCAGAGGTAACTTGAGACTGGGCCACGTCGGATGCCTGTAGAAGCGCGTCGACAGTGCTCGAACTAGTCCAGGAAGAACTcaacagcgtgacgaagaccatGCACGGACGGTGGTGTTCCTGCGCCTAGGGAAGCGGCACGGCACATACCATGTAGACGTCAACGCGCTGGAAACGGCGAAGTAGACTGTGTGCCGCGACGCTAATGTCCGAAGGGGTGACGCAGTGGCAGCGTGCATGATGGTGCAACGGTGGGAAGATTTCCGCGTGGCGGTGTGGACTATATGATACGGCGCTACGACCCGAAAAGGCGACGCAGTAGCAACATGTGTGTCGTTGCAACCACGTAAAGACCTCGGGCGGGGGCGCTGCATTCCGAAGGGATGTCACAACGGCAACCCGTTGCTCGATCAATAGAGAAGCTGCCATGCGGCCCAGCAAAAAGTAGTTGTTGCGTTCAGTGCTCTTACCAAACATGCAAGCTCGGTCCACTTCTAATGGCTATATTCCATCAAGCTGCCTCATGTTGTTTGTACAAGGGAGGATTCGTTCTTCTACTAAATAGTCCCATCTCGCTTTTTTCAAACATCATCTCTCTAATTTTTATACGtctgttttttttgcggggtaatttTTATACGTCTGATAAGCCACCATATTAAGAAATAAAAAACGGAGGGTGAGGAGTCGATCAGTTTGCCCACAAATATGAGCAGGAAGAAGGAAAGAAACTAAAGCATACCTTCATTTAAATTGTTTGTGCAATTTTAAGAAAAGTGTTCATGTATTAAAATAATGTTCATCTAATTTTAAAAATAGTCACCcttttctggaaaaaaaatcatgtaaTTCTAAAAAATGTTCACGTGCTTAAAAATATATTCGTAATTTTATAAATATTCATGCTCTTTAGAAAATTTCATCTAATTTAGAAAGTgtgtttatgtgtattttagaaagaaggttgatgcattttgaaaaataaaatttaaaagtGAGTGGGTGTATGAGGGGTGGTGTATGGACTAGGTGTAGATCCTAGCTCTCCGTCATGTCCAGCTCCACGATAATGGAGTAGTTTTGAAATTTCAGACGCATAAACACATCTGTTTGCAATACATTATAATTAGGCGTGGTAGTTAGTTTGCTTCCGAAGTTTCCGCCTCCTAAGTCACGTGTTACGACAGGAGTCCCGCATTTTTTGGCAAGTTTTGCAATCATTGCTAAATCAAATCTGAATATACCGGTTAGTTTCTGGTGGGCTTCTCCCGAGCAGTTGCATCCTCATCGATCTCTAGCCATGGCGTCCGCGCTGCAAAACACGGCGTCGACGCACGGGTCGGCGGTCGTCCGAGGCATGCACGAGTTTCTCATCGTCGGCTACCGCGAGCGTAAGCCTTTCGCCCGCCTCACCAGCGACCCCGCCCGCGTCCTCCACGACCTCATGCACGGCAATGCCCACGTTAGGTACCACTCCATCAACTCCGGTGCCTTCCAGGTCAGCAACTGCACCTGGGATATCGTCTGCACCTTCGACGACCAAGACCACCTCACATCTATCAGCCTCGACCTGCTCGGCACCGACATAACCAAGGACGTGATCGTCACGGCCAGCATTCAGATCGACGACCCGCGCGGCCAGTGGCCGCCCGCTGTGTGGCGAAGCGACGCCGCCTATAGATTCTCAACCAATTTTATTTCCAAGAGTATGAGCTGGAAGCTGTCGCTCCCAGATGCGTTCTGTGGGCACGAGGAGCGCTACGTCACCGACGACGACCGCCTCACCATCCTCTGCACCCTCGGTATTCTCCAAGAGGATGCCCAGACCGCCGCAGAGGCAAGGAAGTGCTTGGTCTCCTTGGTGCCGGCGCCCACCATTCCGCCGGGATTTCCAGCAGTTTCTACTACGTCCCTCAAGGATACCCCCGTCATCGAAAGTGACCTTCCTGGTTGAGGATACCAAGTTCCGCGCCCACACGCTTTGTGCTTGCTATGCGGTCGCCGGTCTTCGCCGCGGAGCTCTTTGGTCACATGATGGAGAGCACCACGCAACGTGTTAGGATCGAGGACATGCGTGCCTCCACATTCAGGGCCATGCTCCAGTTCATCTATACTGACGAGCTTCCCATCAAGCCAAACAACGACGAGGAATCAGGAAGCAGTCGTAATAACTTCAAAAAAGAATTCATGGCGAGGGGCCGTGAAGCCATGGTACACAAGCTGCTTGTGGCAGCTGATCGGTACGATCTCGAGAGGCTCAGTCTCATGTGCGAGAACATACTATGCGAGAGCATCGATGTGGAAACTGTCATGATGACTTTGCTGCTAGTGCGGGGCCGCCAAAGGTGTTGTCTGCTTGAGGATTGCTGCATCAAGTACATAACATCTAATCCTGATGTGTACGACGCGGTGAGGGCGACCAAGGATTATGAGGAACTTAAGGAAACATGTAGTTCTTTTATAATTGAGGTCAACGAAAGAGTAGCCACACACAACATGGCCCGCCACactagctccccttcttcctcctccattatCCGTCGGCCAACAGAAGAGAAGAGCACATCCAGGTACAAGTTGGAGGTGGTCCGCGGCACACATGAGTTTATGATCCCCAACTTTAGCTCCGTGCAAAGGAGCCATGGTGTTGGCCAAGTAATCACTTCAGACATATTCAACATAGGCGGTTACGATTGGACAGTCAATGTGTACCCGTCTGGGTACTCCGCGGAGGAGGGTGGGGAGCACATATCTATCTACCTCCGTTTACAGACTGATCCTGGAATTGCTAGGGTCAAATTGTCCAAGGTGTTCCGGATCGGTGATCCTAATGGCAAATCACCATCGATTGTGCTTGGTTCAAAAGATATTTTTACCAAGGTACGTGAAACCTGGGGGTTTCAAAAGTTCATTACAGTGAATTCTGCAAAGTCACGATACATAGGGCACAATGGTTCCCTTACCATACGTTGCGACCTTGAAGTCCACACGAAGGCGTGTACtgctagtactagcaccaccatcGCCAAACCTATGATCGTCGTGCCGCCATCGAACATTGTCAGGCACCTCGAGCAGCTGATGGTTAGCAAGCAATGGTCAGACGTGACGTTCCTGGTCCAGGAGAGTGAGATTCACGTGCACTGGCTCATCATCGCCATGCGGTCGCCGCTTCTATACGAAACGTTGGTGGCATTGACAACCAAAAGTGTCGAACGGATCGGTGATATGAAGGCCGTTGTGCTCAGGGCCATACTCCACTTTGTCTATACCGACGAGCTGCTTCCTGTGGATGACACGGTGGTAGCCAGAGAAATGCTGGAGGCGGCATGCCGGTTCCGCTTGGAGAGGATGAAGGCCATGTGCGAGAATTTGCTCGTTCATCTCCTGTCGAAAGACAACGCGATGAGCACTCTGGAGCTGGCGTTGCGACACCACTACGAGGGGCTCAAGATTTACTGCAACGACTTCATCAAACGTGCAATGAAGTGATGAAAAAACTTTTTAATCTTATATATTTACTGTACAGAAAAGGTTTCATCATGAGTAGCATATATACATTCCATAGCTTTAGTATTTCCAAAAAATTAAGGATCATTATTTTTGTCATTTGAAGTTGTAGAACTGAAACTTGCATATTCGAAACTGTATGCCTAAGAATTCTTTACTAGTTTCGTCCATGCATCTATCGACAAGTTATACTATAATGCATGTACAGTCTACATCACGAGCTGTTTTATGGTGATTGGCGAGTTACGAGTTGTAATTTCATGTAACTCCAGCTTCGATTTTTCCTAACCATTAGATCTGAGAAATTCATTAGAAGGTTTATTTTTGTGTAGAAAGGGTACGGTAGTAAATTAACATGTCAATCCCCTCGCACGTCCTTCCCTCGCGAGGGTTGTTCTCTTCTCATCTGCCTCGTCAGTCCCTCGCacagccaccgccgccgaccctCCTCTTGATCGTGCCGTCGCCGCCGTCCCTCCTGTCGCTCGTGCCGCCGCTGCCGACCCTCGcagagccgccgccgcctgctctcCTCTGCTGCCCCACCGGCTCCAGCATCTTCTCGTCCGTCGAGCAGGCCCTCCCCACAGCAGCGCCTCCTATCTGGATCAGCTGCTGACGGCCATCAACGCCGGCTACCCAGTCCATAGGCAGGTAAACAGCAGCACCCCCTTCCCCTCCCTCTTCCCTCAGCAGCACCCCCAGGGGCTGAATCTTCCACCGCCGCCGCCTAGAGAGGATGCCATGTTTTCTCACGGGAAGCATTGGTCAGGCACAACTCGATAGATTTCTCTGATGTCCCTACTTAGTATTTTGAATCACTCTATCAGTCGCTTTGCTTATCTATGCTATCCAGTTCATGCAACCTTTTGATATCAGTTCAGTTCGGCCAGTTTAATCTGCTGCTGATATTTATGTTTAATTTTGGGAGAACTTGTTAGGTTGATCTCTttccgtgtgggcccaacggcccaccgggcccctgatacgcgccctgatcgggggcgcccaaccacaatatggttgacgggcccctctcacgcagcgctacataaagaggtgggggccggcggcacgCAGTACGAGGTTCACCGCGTTGCCAGTCTCCCACCGAAAACCCCGACCCGATCTAGGTCTAGCGCTGACAGTGAcgggaagctccgccgccgccactgcctacACATCGCCGCCACCTCCACCTTGCCCACTCTCCGCATCGCCGTGCGCCCCAGCACCACGATGgcctcctcgagttcatcctctgCTGCACAAGGTAGGTGGTTTACCGGATCTACTAGCCTACTCCGATCTAAAGACCTATCAATGGTATCAGCCAGATCGGGCTAGTTGATTTTGGTACAAAGAAAcaacaacagaaaaagaaaaagaaaagagatccTCTTCCTCAAAGAACCCTAGAAGGGCAAAGAAGAAAAGAGCGCCGCCGTAAGGCCGCGCCTGTTCCTCTCGATCCCGtcgcgcatcggcaagccgaggcgaCAGGGACGAGGAACCAACCCCCCACAGGGGCAAAGTACAGGCACCACCACTGAGCCGTTTGACGGCGGCGCGTTCACCATCGAGGTGCTCGCGCACGCCGGCAAAGGGGACAGGGAGGGCGCCGCCGTATCTCGCACCGcagctcacctctctctctctatgaCAAGGAGGTGGTGGATGGgtgaaaaagagaaagagaaagagaaaggaagggggaaagggaAGGCTCGCACAGCGCGGCTCGACGCCGTTGCCGGTGGCCGGCGTGGCTCGACCCGCCGCATCGGGAAGGCCGGCTGCGACTCTCTGCTCTCTCTCACGCTCTATGTTGAAGGAGATGGGGAGAAACAGAGAAAGGGGAAGGAAGAGCACACCCGCGCGACGCGGTGGCGCGGTGGCGCGATGGCTTTCGTCGCCGGCGACCGGCGCGACCGGACCGACAGGCAGAGCCGCCGCGGCGGAGAGAACGAGGCGAGCGGTGCGAGCGATGGGGGAACGAGCTAGGTTtcctcccccacccccccccccccgacggggGCTGCCCATTTTGTTCCGCCGATCGGCGCGCGTGGCCGTTCGATAGGAATTGACGGCTGAGATGCAAACCCTAGCGCGCCGCTGGGCTTCTGGGCCGAAAGTGGACGaggccggcggcagcggcgcgcgCATAGGCGCTGGGCCCGAGGCCACAGTCGCGGGCCAGCGCGCAGGCCAAGCCGTGGGCCGGCTTTTTCCGCTACGGGCCGCGCGCGCTGGTTTCTGCTGCAGCTAATTTTTGTTTTACAGAGAATAGAAAAAATTCCAAAAAAGAAAAGTTTATGTATTTTACAAAGTAAAAGTTCCTGTAGAACCAAAAAAGTTCTTGATTTTTTATTCGGTCATAGAAAAGTTTCTGTAAAAAGTAAAAAGTTCGTGAATTTTTATTCATGattttccgctgcgtaaataattaatgctcttttacaaagaaaataaaagtttccatAGTATTAAttttttaagagcatgttaaagtgattattaaaatgaatatgattatgttatttttattaccaacgttgttaataacatgatcatgttttatttaaaggtgcatttatttctaatttttgcccaacggtaatatagatttaattgcatagacaattatatgtttaatttgaccaacgttagaTTAATACATATGATTGTTATATTGATGTCACTTAAATTGTAATTTCAGGAGGCTTTCATttgatgagttgcctaaaagaagttccgacactcagaggtgacaaccacactgagtggaggaagaaagttgaactggcgtttgtttgtgctgatcttgactgggttgtggagaaaccacagccggtcagacccacagagccagtaagagaggctactgacgATGATGCTGCATGGGCTAAAAGGAAAGGGGACTATGCTCCTTTGGAGCAGTCCTACCTCATAGATAATcaaaagtgggtcaatgcaaaTAAAAAATGCATGGCTTTTATAAAGAACACCATTGAGAGCGCCATTGTTGGCTCCATTGCAGAGTGCACTTCCGCAGGGGAGTTGCTCTcaaagataaagagccagttcactggctcttcaaagatatatgccacccaGGTGTTAGAGCAACTGGTGACAGAAAAATACACAGGTGGCAGTCATGGcataagagagcacatcctcaggATGAGCAATATGGCAGCAAAGCTCAAACCCATGGATGCGGATCTGGAGATCAAACCAGCGCTCCTGGTCCACCTTGTCATGGCTTCATTGCCGAAGGAGTTTGAAGCTTTTGTAGTGAACTATaatatgtcacctggaacatgggaCGTAGAAAAGACAATAGCAATGTGTGTTCAAGAAGAGGAGAGACTAAAAGCCTCACATGGTGGTACACTCAACTATGTGCATGGTCACAAAAGAAAGAATTACAATCTAAACAACAAAAGTTCTCCTTCAAAGCCACAAGGAAAAGTTTCCTATCAGCATCAGCGTCAGCAACAGCCTTTCTCAGTGGACAAAGACACTTGTCTCCACTGTAAGAAGACCGGGCATTACAAGAAAGACTATCCCGTTTGGCTAAAGTCGATCATGGCAAAAAGAGGTAACAATATAGTTTCATTTGTCAATGAATTCCTGTATGCACAGTTTTCAAAATCCACTTGGTGGATTGACTCAGGAGCAACTGTTCATGTTGCCAATTCTTTACAGGGATTCCATTCGACGCGGACTACGCTAAGAAGTGAAAGACGCATTGAAGTGGCGAACGGAGTCGAAGCAGAAGTTGAAGCTGTCGGTGATatctccttggagttagctgaTGGATTCAATCTTCTACTTAGAGATGTTTTATTCGTTCCATCATGTAATAGAAACTTAATAAGTGTTTCTTGCTTGGACAAAGATAATTATGAgtgttattttggacatggcaagtgtgccatttggttaaataatgcttatgtgggtgatgctttactacatgatgagctttatttgttatcacttcgtgaaaaagtttattccgtttgcaatgtgaaagaacatgtttctgcgtcgaataaagaacaaaagaaaagaaaaagaacatttgactcatcgaaattatggcactgtcgcttgggccatatttcgaaggggagaatagaaagattagtcaaaagtgaaattcttcctccgttagaattttcagacttagaacaatgcatagattgcattaaaggaaagtacgtaaaacaaatcaaaaaaggtgcaatccatagcacaggcacactagaaatcattcacactgatatttgtggaccatttccggtgaaaagtgtggatggatatgactcgttcataacattcacagatgattactctcgctatggttatatttatccaatcaaagaaagatcggaagcgttggataaatttaaaatattcaaagctgaagttgaaaatcagcacgataaaagaataaagatagtaaggtccgaccgtgggggagagtactacggtcgacacactccatatggccaagtccctggaccttttgcgaagttcttgcaggagactggcatagtagcccagtattcaatgccgggcgagcctcagcaaaatggagtagctgaaaggcgcaaccgtacccttatggatatggtgcgcagcatgatgagttattccaacttgccattgggattatggatggaggcgcttaaaaccgccattcacattctcaatagagtaccaagcaagtcggtgcccaaaacaccgtacgagctatggacaggaaggatgccctccctacaacacttcagggtgtgggggtgccctgctgaggccaaaatgtttaatccaaacattgcaaagttagatcccaaaacagtaagttgccacttcattggctatccagacagatcaaaaggttttcgtttctactgccctgacagatatacaaagtttgtagaaacgagacatgcagtcttcttagaggacgaaatgatgagggggagcttggtagctcggaaaattgatcttgaggagaagagggtgcatgcacctaatccgatgattcaggagccatttttctcactaccagttgcaactccacccatgacagcTATGGGGAaagacccggaacctgtccgtcaggagccgactgaacccgttgttgagcatgaaagggaggtgcaacagcaaatttagaagaagtgccagaagttgaggcacaaaatgtgccagaaactgaggcccttagaaggtctacaagaccaagaaagtcagctatttctactgactttaaagtttataacacagaaatggttcatatggaaaaagatcccacctcatatgaagaagccatgagaagccctcattcatcgaagtggatgaaggcaatggaagacgagatgaaatcgatgagttccaaagatgtttgggacttagaggaaattcccaaaggagccaaaacagtaggctgtaaatgggtctacaaaattaagtatgactctaaagggaatatagaaaagtataaagcacgactcgtggcaaaaggatttacacaaagagaagggatagattacaatgagacattttctccagtctcatgtaaggattccttcagaatcataatggcattagttgctcattttgatttagagttacatcaaatggatgttaagacggcatttctgaatggtgatttaaaagaaaaggtctacatgaaacaacccaagggttttatcatggaaggcaa
Coding sequences within:
- the LOC123073985 gene encoding BTB/POZ and MATH domain-containing protein 1-like; the encoded protein is MASAPQRTASTHRSAVVRGTHEFHIVGYSERKPFARLTNKAASYFDPLYADGPGSDPLIKSAAFQVGNYTWDLVCIFGVQGQGPTLILVPGPQISGDGPVQGHLTSITLELLTKTITKDVIATASLQIDDPLGRWPPAVWRSDAAHRFCRRIFAGMSWKLSLPDAFRGHEERYVTDDDRLTIICTVDILQEDTQTAAETRKCLVSVVPAPTIPRDFQQLLLLLEKYPKLSDVTFLVEDTEFRAHRLVLAMRSPVFATELFGDAKESTTSRIRIDDMDASTFRAMIRFIYTDELPMKPINHVESRSPLNNNFKEEYMSLARKLLVAADRYDLERLRLMCENILSECINVATVMKTLLLVRGRQRCYQLQDSCIKYMSSDPDVYNAVTRSTRPPAQEKSTSRYNLSDVVRGTHEFRIPIFSSLQTSYRVSQVMTSDVFKVGGYDWKINVYPSGYDVEEHISVYLCLCTDPGTATVKSSNRFRIDDPNGKSPSMVLGSEDTFTKLHRTSGFQKFIAVNSAKSQYVGHDGSLTIHCDLDVHKEACTTSTSTTIAKSMIVVPPSNIAWHLEQLMVSGQWSNVTFMVEESKIHAHWLIIAMRSQVLFEMVAVETSNWVIRIDDMKAVVLRAVLHFVYTDELLPVDDAVAAREDRREKYLI